The following coding sequences are from one Macaca nemestrina isolate mMacNem1 chromosome 1, mMacNem.hap1, whole genome shotgun sequence window:
- the LOC105466479 gene encoding olfactory receptor 14I1: protein MDNLTKVTEFLLMEFSGTWELQVLHAGLFLLIYLAALVGNLLITAVITLDQHLHTPMYFFLKNLSVLDLCYISVTVPKSIHDSLTHRSSISYLGCVAQVYFFFAFASAELAFLTVMSYDRYIAICHPLRYGAVMTSGRCYQMAVTTWLSCFSYAAVHTGNMFREQVSRSNVIHQFFCDIPHVLALVSCEVFFVEFLTLALSSCLVLGCFILMMMSYFQIFSTVLRIPSGQSRAKAFSTCSPQLVVVMIFLTTGLFAALGPTATTLSVQDLVITVTYTVLPPFLNPIIYSLRNKEIKIALWRLFVKIHFPQK from the coding sequence ATGGACAATCTCACAAAAGTGACAGAATTCCTGCTGATGGAGTTTTCCGGCACCTGGGAGCTGCAGGTGCTGCACGCTGGGCTCTTTCTGCTGATTTATCTGGCAGCGCTGGTGGGAAACCTGCTCATCACTGCGGTCATCACTCTCGATCAGCATCTTCACACCCCCATGTACTTCTTCCTGAAGAACCTCTCCGTTTTGGATCTGTGCTACATCTCAGTCACTGTGCCTAAATCCATCCATGACTCCCTGACTCACAGAAGCTCCATCTCTTATCTTGGCTGTGTGGCTcaagtctattttttctttgcctttgcatCTGCTGAGCTGGCCTTCCTCACTGTCATGTCCTACGACCGCTATATTGCCATTTGCCACCCCCTCCGATACGGAGCTGTGATGACATCCGGCAGGTGCTATCAGATGGCAGTCACCACCTGGCTAAGCTGTTTCTCCTACGCGGCCGTCCACACCGGCAACATGTTTCGGGAGCAGGTTTCCAGATCCAACGTGATCCACCAGTTCTTCTGTGACATCCCTCACGTGTTGGCTCTGGTTTCCTGTGAGGTTTTCTTTGTAGAGTTTTTGACCCTGGCCCTGAGCTCATGTTTGGTTCTGGGATGCTTTATTCTCATGATGATGTCCTATTTCCAAATCTTCTCCACGGTGCTGAGAATCCCTTCAGGACAGAGTCGAGCAAAAGCCTTCTCCACCTGCTCCCCCCAGCTGGTTGTTGTCATGATCTTTCTCACCACAGGGCTCTTTGCTGCCTTAGGACCAACTGCAACAACTCTGTCCGTGCAGGATTTGGTGATCACTGTGACATACACAGTTTTGCCTCCCTTCCTCAATCCCATCATATATAGCCTTAGGAATAAGGAGATTAAAATAGCCTTGTGGAGACTGTTTGTGAAGATACATTTTCCACAAAAGTAG